A window from Candidatus Gracilibacteria bacterium encodes these proteins:
- the def gene encoding peptide deformylase: MAIPVEKGTDNTILRTVSTPIRQITADIRKFADEMTKTMWKENGVGIAAPQCGRNIRMAIVRLNPGEKNEIIFPIINPEILERSEETEEGEEGCLSLPGVWGKVLRASRLTVSYKNLKNQEQTLVLEHFNARIIQHEVDHLDGVLFIDRAFEIEEKKRGKKSTTEQI, translated from the coding sequence ATGGCTATCCCCGTAGAAAAAGGAACAGACAATACCATTCTTCGCACGGTTTCCACCCCCATCCGCCAGATCACAGCGGACATCCGCAAGTTCGCGGATGAAATGACCAAAACCATGTGGAAAGAAAACGGAGTGGGCATCGCCGCGCCTCAATGCGGGCGCAACATTCGCATGGCCATCGTGCGCCTCAACCCCGGAGAGAAAAACGAAATCATCTTCCCCATCATCAATCCGGAAATTCTTGAGCGATCGGAGGAAACCGAAGAAGGGGAAGAGGGCTGCCTGAGCCTCCCCGGAGTGTGGGGCAAGGTGCTCCGCGCCTCCCGCCTGACCGTTTCCTACAAAAACCTCAAAAACCAAGAACAAACCCTGGTGCTCGAACACTTCAACGCTCGCATCATCCAACATGAGGTGGACCACCTCGACGGCGTCCTCTTCATCGACCGCGCCTTCGAGATTGAAGAGAAAAAACGCGGCAAAAAAAGCACAACAGAACAGATTTAG
- the prfB gene encoding peptide chain release factor 2: MQEIKDRLLLLQDEVKKSLKHLDLPAKKSALSTLEAEMAAPDFWSDQAHAQKISKEAGLIRETIGSWEKLEHDAQNLLDLTSMVEESDKETVNQIEKDTAEAEKLHGHLSIELYLSGPYDAENAILSFHAGTGGVDAQDFAEMLMRMYLRYCEARGWKATQLDLSPAEEAGIKSASFRVDGAYAYGYLKHEHGVHRLVRLSPFNAKQSRETSFAMVEVVPDLDEVELEIKEDDLEWDFFRAGGAGGQNVNKTSTAARVTHLPSGLSVACQTERSQVQNRENALKVLKTKLLALQEQNHLSTIQEIRGDHVQHSWGNQIRSYVLQPYQMVKDHRTDHETSQVDKVLNGELDEFIEASLKSQ; encoded by the coding sequence ATGCAAGAAATCAAAGATAGACTGCTACTGCTCCAAGATGAGGTGAAGAAATCCCTCAAACATTTGGATTTGCCTGCAAAGAAATCCGCGCTCTCCACTCTGGAAGCGGAAATGGCCGCACCCGATTTTTGGAGCGATCAAGCTCATGCGCAAAAAATATCCAAAGAGGCAGGGCTGATCCGTGAAACCATCGGGTCCTGGGAAAAATTGGAGCACGACGCTCAGAATCTTTTGGACCTCACCAGTATGGTGGAGGAGTCCGACAAAGAAACCGTGAATCAGATTGAAAAAGACACCGCTGAAGCCGAAAAGCTGCACGGACACCTGAGCATTGAGCTCTACCTCAGCGGCCCATACGATGCGGAAAACGCCATCCTCTCTTTTCACGCGGGAACCGGGGGCGTGGACGCGCAAGATTTTGCCGAAATGCTCATGCGAATGTATTTACGGTACTGCGAAGCCCGTGGCTGGAAAGCCACTCAACTGGACCTCTCTCCCGCCGAAGAAGCGGGAATCAAAAGCGCCTCTTTTCGAGTAGACGGCGCCTACGCCTACGGCTACCTCAAGCACGAACACGGGGTGCATCGCCTAGTTCGCCTCTCCCCTTTCAACGCCAAGCAAAGCCGCGAAACTTCTTTCGCCATGGTGGAAGTGGTGCCGGATCTGGATGAAGTGGAACTGGAAATAAAGGAAGACGACTTGGAATGGGACTTTTTCCGTGCCGGTGGCGCCGGAGGGCAGAATGTGAACAAAACCAGCACCGCCGCCCGCGTCACCCACCTTCCTTCAGGCCTCAGCGTAGCCTGCCAAACCGAACGCAGTCAGGTTCAAAACCGCGAAAACGCACTCAAAGTGCTCAAAACCAAACTGCTCGCACTGCAAGAACAAAACCATTTGAGCACCATTCAAGAAATCCGCGGCGATCATGTGCAGCATTCCTGGGGCAACCAAATCCGCTCCTATGTTTTGCAGCCGTACCAAATGGTAAAAGACCACCGTACCGATCACGAGACCAGCCAGGTGGACAAAGTTTTGAACGGAGAGCTGGACGAATTCATTGAAGCCAGTCTAAAATCACAGTAA
- a CDS encoding type II toxin-antitoxin system PemK/MazF family toxin, with amino-acid sequence MFKFGAIVLVPFPFTDLTSTKVRPALILSDAEAGAKDIIVAFVTSRGSEADAKGHWTLKTNEKYFKETGLKVDSTIRFDKLATLSKGIVLGELGLLKKEVLKKAKPKFLQVFGF; translated from the coding sequence ATGTTTAAATTCGGAGCCATCGTTCTGGTGCCATTCCCTTTTACAGATTTAACTTCGACCAAGGTTCGCCCCGCCCTAATCCTTTCCGATGCGGAAGCGGGGGCAAAAGATATCATTGTGGCCTTCGTCACTTCTCGAGGGAGTGAAGCGGACGCCAAGGGGCATTGGACGCTCAAAACCAACGAGAAATATTTTAAGGAAACAGGGCTGAAAGTGGACTCGACCATTCGTTTCGATAAGCTCGCAACCCTGAGCAAAGGAATTGTTTTGGGCGAATTAGGTCTTCTAAAAAAGGAGGTCCTAAAAAAAGCAAAACCAAAATTTCTTCAAGTATTCGGCTTCTAA
- a CDS encoding flippase gives MSTAKKILSNTAIQVFGRAIMAGLSIVILKIISHFLSVEGYGQYTAVYEFLAFFGVAADLGLFTIAVREMSKGERDKTFIANNILGMRMTLGVVMMSLATVAAFLIPAYQDTFIPVGVAVASLSVFLAIMHGTVSSVLQVELRMQHATWGLVLGKAVSLAWMAAVIFYFFADEPSQAAFNQLMIAGVVGNLLSFLYTFYFALKVQRIRPQFTREYWKEVAITAAPYGTALILNMVYFRVSSLMLLFMEGPKELGYLGPAMRILEILNVIPVYFMNSVLPVLSKAVREGGTKVERIVQLAFNFLFMTGFPMAVGLYLLAYPIIFLITQPEFLSQLDKGIYGSDYALRILALAMFFSFLNSTFNYSLISLGKQNHLLWINGSAAALNIVVNLYLIPRLGFRGAALSSVGVELFILALSYLVARRYIHYRFDLVGLFKIALAGLLMGGAVYALKDPTYNLWGLQNLNVLVLAVGGAALYGGLLYLFGAIPEEFKKKASEKLA, from the coding sequence ATGTCTACCGCAAAGAAAATTCTCAGCAATACGGCGATTCAGGTGTTTGGACGGGCTATTATGGCGGGGCTGAGCATTGTGATTTTGAAGATTATTTCGCACTTTTTGAGTGTGGAGGGGTATGGGCAGTACACGGCGGTTTATGAGTTTTTGGCGTTTTTTGGGGTTGCGGCGGATTTGGGGTTGTTCACGATTGCGGTGCGGGAGATGAGCAAGGGGGAGCGGGACAAAACCTTTATTGCCAACAATATTTTGGGCATGCGTATGACGCTGGGCGTGGTGATGATGTCCTTGGCGACGGTGGCGGCGTTTCTGATTCCGGCCTACCAGGACACTTTTATTCCGGTGGGCGTGGCTGTGGCGTCTTTGTCGGTTTTTCTGGCGATCATGCACGGTACGGTTTCCAGCGTGCTGCAGGTGGAGCTCCGCATGCAACACGCCACTTGGGGTCTGGTGTTGGGGAAGGCGGTTTCTTTGGCTTGGATGGCGGCGGTGATCTTTTACTTTTTTGCAGATGAGCCAAGCCAAGCAGCTTTTAATCAACTGATGATTGCGGGGGTGGTGGGGAATTTGCTTTCGTTTTTATATACTTTTTATTTTGCGCTCAAGGTGCAGCGGATTCGTCCGCAGTTTACGCGGGAATACTGGAAAGAAGTGGCCATTACGGCGGCCCCGTACGGAACCGCTCTTATTTTAAACATGGTGTATTTTCGCGTGAGCAGTTTGATGCTTTTATTTATGGAAGGGCCAAAGGAGCTTGGGTACTTGGGGCCTGCCATGCGGATTTTGGAGATTTTGAATGTGATTCCGGTTTACTTTATGAACAGTGTTTTGCCGGTGCTCTCCAAGGCGGTGCGGGAAGGGGGCACGAAGGTGGAACGGATTGTGCAGCTGGCGTTTAACTTTTTATTTATGACGGGATTTCCCATGGCTGTGGGGCTTTACCTGTTGGCGTATCCCATTATTTTTCTCATCACTCAGCCGGAATTTTTGAGCCAGCTGGATAAGGGGATTTATGGGTCCGACTACGCGCTGCGGATTTTGGCGCTGGCCATGTTCTTTTCCTTTTTGAACAGCACCTTTAACTACTCCCTGATTTCGTTGGGGAAGCAAAACCACTTGTTGTGGATCAACGGGAGCGCCGCGGCCCTGAACATTGTGGTGAATCTTTACCTTATTCCGCGGCTTGGCTTCCGCGGTGCGGCACTTTCGAGCGTGGGGGTGGAGCTCTTTATTTTGGCGCTTTCGTATCTGGTGGCGCGAAGGTACATCCATTACCGCTTCGACCTTGTGGGGCTCTTCAAAATTGCGCTCGCCGGGCTGCTTATGGGCGGCGCCGTATATGCACTCAAAGACCCCACTTACAATCTGTGGGGCCTTCAGAATCTCAATGTTTTGGTGCTCGCCGTGGGCGGCGCCGCCCTCTACGGCGGCCTCCTTTATCTCTTTGGGGCTATCCCTGAAGAGTTTAAGAAGAAGGCTTCAGAGAAATTGGCTTAG